CGTCGACGTCTTCGAGTCCGTCACCGACGACGGCGACCGCGTCCTCGAGGTCTTCGACGGCGACGAGCTGTTTCCGACCGACGAGCGGTCGCCGGACCTGGTCGTCAACGGCACGGACGGCTATGACTCGCGAAACACCATCTCCGACGAGACGTTCGGCGAGACCGGGACCTACGCCGCCAGCCATCGCAGCAAGGGGATCGTGCTCTGTCGGGGCCCCTCGATCGACGCCGGGGCGACGCTGCGGGGTGCCCGCGTCGTCGATATCGCACCGACGCTGCTGCACGGGATCGGCGAGCCGATCCCCGAGAACACCGACGGCCGCGTCCTCTTCGACGCCTTCGACGAGCGGGCGACACCCTCGCGGACGAAAGTCGAGCGAACCGCGGTGTCGGGCGGCGACGGCGGCGAGGTCGAGGAGGACTTCTCCGACGTCGAGGACCGGCTGAAGGGGCTGGGTTACATGGAGTGAGCCGCGCCGTCGAACCCGTCGGGAGCGTCGAGCCTACGGTTTGCAAGCACAGCGACTACCCTCCGTCGGTCCGCATTCTCACGTATGGTCGACGAGGACCTCGAGCTCGAACGCGACATCGGCGAAGCGACGATCGTCTACGACGAACCAGACGAGGGCGTCGCCAGGAAGACGGTGCCCAACGAACACGTCGCGTACTTCCAGGACCACTGGATCATCAAAACCGACGAGGACGAGGAGGGCCACGACATCGTGCGACGGATCCCTGCCAAACGAGTCCACTACGTCGAGCGCTCCGTCGAGGAGTTCGAGGAGGAGGTGAGCACGCTCGTGGATCAGGTTCAGTCGTTCGCCTCCGACCTCCGGACGAAGATCCCGGTCGGCGGCGGCCCCTCGGGCGGTCGCGGCGAGGGCGAGGACGTCGAACCGATCAACGTCGACATCGACGAACCCGACGACGAGACGCCCGGTCGGTAGCTGGAGGCGATCTCGCTACCGCGTCTCGGACGCCGAACCGTCGTGCGCGCTTCGGGGCCGGGACAGGCCATCCGTCACGTGGTGGGGCGTACTGACCGCCAACGATTCTGCCAGCTTCGCCAGCTGGTCTTCGCAGGGCGCGTTTGGATCACGACGGTCATCCGAGGACACATCGCGTCACAGGGTGATCTCGTCGCCACTGCACCGAGTGGCCGTTGATCAGTCTGGCTTTTCGCCGTCATCCATGAGGGAAGAAACGATGAGTCGTTTGGTCCCACGCCGAAGGAGACCACTGGCTGCAGGTTGAGAGATATCCAGAGTAGCGGCGACTTCGCTGAGAGTTGCGTTCCGCGGGTCTTCGAAATAGCCTGCGTCGAGTGCGACGAGGAGTGCCTCTCGTTGGCTATCGGTCAACCCTGCGTCCGTCTTCCCCAAACTAGCGTACTCGTTTACGCGCAGTAACTCGATCTCGATGCCGTTCCGTTCTGCATAGTCCCAGAGAGGAGCCAGATTCGTCCGGTCGGGCAGCCACACTGTTAGCACCCAACCGTTTCCGTCGTTTTTCATATCGAGTATGACACCGTTCGCGGTCGAAATGATCGGTGAGATGACCTTCGCTTCGTCCGTGTACTCGAAGCTATAAATCGCCTTCTCGTCTCTGGTTTCGATGACTCGTTCGAACTCGCCGATGGTGTGATCGTTCCGCAATCCGTCTTCGAACCGGCGGAAATCAGATGACCGTATGCGATAGAAGAACTTCCCCGATGTCGGGTCAGTTCCTGCCTCTAGCACCGACCTGACGGTCGCACTCTGGTCGTGAGTGACTGTCTTTGTGAGCACGATGTCAGGGTGCTCGACTCGGACGACTGCTTTGATATCAGTCACTGTTCTACGGGGTAGGTGTCTGTAATATATGAGCATGTATATC
This genomic window from Natronococcus occultus SP4 contains:
- a CDS encoding helix-turn-helix domain-containing protein, giving the protein MTDIKAVVRVEHPDIVLTKTVTHDQSATVRSVLEAGTDPTSGKFFYRIRSSDFRRFEDGLRNDHTIGEFERVIETRDEKAIYSFEYTDEAKVISPIISTANGVILDMKNDGNGWVLTVWLPDRTNLAPLWDYAERNGIEIELLRVNEYASLGKTDAGLTDSQREALLVALDAGYFEDPRNATLSEVAATLDISQPAASGLLRRGTKRLIVSSLMDDGEKPD